A section of the Clostridium felsineum DSM 794 genome encodes:
- a CDS encoding WXG100 family type VII secretion target — protein MALIKITPEELEQLAAKFSGASEESQQMVSTLGSGISNVQQNWAGVSATKFFGEYEAWSKTMTGYVQLLQQISTELKQQAQKFREADVR, from the coding sequence ATGGCTTTAATAAAAATCACACCAGAAGAATTAGAACAATTAGCAGCAAAATTTTCTGGAGCAAGTGAAGAATCACAACAAATGGTTAGCACATTAGGTTCAGGAATATCAAATGTACAACAAAACTGGGCAGGTGTATCTGCGACGAAATTCTTTGGAGAATATGAGGCTTGGAGTAAAACAATGACAGGATATGTTCAATTACTTCAACAAATATCAACTGAATTAAAGCAGCAAGCACAAAAGTTCAGAGAAGCAGATGTAAGATAA
- the essC gene encoding type VII secretion protein EssC produces MNMKLLVYSDKKLYEVKLGNSKTAVTIGNRKRFKHYIETEEKNRIDMSIKPIKDIWVLKSKYYIGAEGQEVDIKLEHGVVLQFGLNGKSSIMAIAFSEDKLLSKEKLMLKEKVKFTIGRGKFNDIVFNDIKVSEKHAEIFEDDGKYVLVDLNSTNKTYLNGEMITRAILARGDEINICGYIIQFNDESIVVQGALKNTKQKAGQEKVVTEYPFVQRAPRIYPEVKREDLKIENPPTLPNKPSIYGLMTVLPSLIFFVVTIITSMKSNNGSSTIIFAAGTGASALVYGGSYIGQKIVYNKKVKKRNSKYTIYTNEIEKKLLKAEKNLREVLFDENPDLSEAIEIVKNLNMKLWSRSYGDEDFLILRVGLGNEEFPLKIIKEKRNFFDEDTLLDRLDKITEKYNIVDNVPICIPIKSNGITAVIGNRDKVVETVKNMLLQISINHTPDEVKLVVISDEKENKHWDWAKWLPHVWDDDKNMRFMAKNKEQAHKLLSNLYDVLSERKNKLEDKNNYDSYRFSPHFVFVLASRELIQNEAILKYLLNVDADMEISTIFLSDKLGNLPRNCNNIVQLNEGEGIIYNIQNSSEKSYVTPDKMDNKMLMEYSRTMAPLRLEKDSYSNKLPRSISLFEELDITNVEEIDFNSIWSQAEAHKTLSVPVGIRENGEKFYLDLHQKYHGPHGLVAGTTGAGKSELLETVIAALSFSYSPEYVNFLLIDYKGGSMANVFKNLPHAVGTVTNLEGNGSKRAIIAIDSEIKRREKILTDNTYSNIDEYQKNYKFGKHKMSLPHLIIIVDEFAQLKKNDPDFISQLVNVAVVGRSLGVHLILATQKPSGIVDPQIETNTNLKICLRVQDNEDSRTVIGKPDASSIANPGRAYIKVGNDLVYELIQTAFAGEKYRKTAAKKDKKILMVDTDGERFDIVEREKEGHSEDVTQLSKLIDSIKVYCDLNMNYERKLPWLPPLKSHIYIDKLSYIPQDKFKARIGVYDDPYHQSQEIFEIDIQKENHIALYGMAGTGKTTFLQTFILSLASKNSPRDINFYIADCDKGTLNMFKSLVHTGEVVLSDDTDKVKKLLKFIMKEIDKRKNALTSMRAISVNDYNYKTGKVLPQIIFIIDDIVTLLTVNDDFKEDIVKIVREGGALGVHMVYTANSSNSVHMKIKENVAFNIAYNLNDTSEYREIFGKNNGIVPDKISGRGVLRNVNLLEFQTALPVEAEEFNWSNEVSDKIASVNYSYPNIKVKGIPVLTEVLPLYDFIHGNEFLDYGLEEEFVYNSRIPVGVNIDEMESVFANFLSIDNMLVSGESGCGKTNFLLSFIMTIAETKNRENNKIYIIDSPERNMIATSKLNCIDGYLENAEKVADSLAFIKQEIGERKSILRNLRMEYGRDANKKIISDKGNIFLIIDVIENFKIRFSDEIAQELEWVIANCKSTGIHVIVADNMALFTRAWDGMEKAIKSWETGIIFSTSVDSVFSSVNIGFENSKRILGLGEGFLIVNRKAVPVKLPAPFEGKVKFMNYIDKLNEKLN; encoded by the coding sequence ATGAACATGAAATTACTTGTGTATTCTGATAAAAAGTTATATGAGGTTAAGTTAGGAAATTCAAAAACAGCAGTTACAATTGGAAATAGAAAAAGATTTAAACACTACATAGAGACAGAAGAAAAAAACCGTATAGATATGAGTATAAAACCCATTAAAGATATATGGGTTTTAAAAAGTAAGTACTACATAGGGGCAGAAGGACAAGAAGTAGATATTAAACTAGAGCATGGTGTAGTACTTCAATTTGGTTTGAATGGTAAGAGTAGCATAATGGCAATAGCTTTTTCTGAAGACAAACTTCTTAGTAAGGAAAAGCTTATGCTCAAGGAGAAAGTGAAATTTACCATAGGAAGAGGCAAATTCAATGATATAGTTTTTAATGATATAAAAGTATCAGAAAAGCATGCAGAGATTTTTGAGGATGATGGAAAATATGTTCTTGTAGATTTAAATAGTACAAATAAAACTTACTTAAATGGAGAAATGATAACAAGAGCTATATTAGCTAGAGGCGATGAAATAAATATATGTGGATACATAATACAATTCAATGATGAAAGCATAGTCGTACAAGGAGCATTAAAAAATACAAAACAAAAAGCTGGTCAAGAAAAGGTGGTTACTGAATATCCTTTTGTACAAAGGGCTCCTAGAATATATCCTGAAGTGAAAAGAGAAGACTTAAAAATAGAAAATCCACCAACCCTTCCAAATAAACCATCTATATATGGGCTTATGACAGTTTTACCATCACTTATATTTTTTGTGGTTACAATAATAACTTCTATGAAAAGTAATAACGGTAGTTCAACCATTATATTTGCAGCAGGTACAGGAGCAAGTGCACTTGTGTATGGCGGTAGTTATATTGGACAAAAGATTGTATACAACAAAAAAGTCAAAAAAAGAAACAGCAAATACACAATTTATACAAATGAAATTGAAAAGAAACTTTTAAAAGCAGAAAAAAATTTAAGAGAAGTTCTTTTTGATGAAAATCCAGATTTAAGTGAAGCAATAGAAATAGTAAAGAATTTAAATATGAAGCTTTGGTCAAGAAGCTATGGAGATGAAGACTTTCTTATTTTGAGAGTTGGTCTTGGTAATGAGGAATTTCCTCTTAAGATAATTAAAGAAAAAAGAAATTTCTTTGATGAGGATACTCTACTAGATAGATTAGATAAAATAACAGAGAAATATAACATAGTTGATAATGTGCCTATTTGTATACCTATAAAGAGCAATGGCATAACAGCAGTAATAGGAAACAGAGATAAAGTTGTTGAAACAGTAAAAAATATGCTACTTCAGATTTCTATAAATCATACACCTGATGAGGTCAAATTAGTTGTTATATCTGATGAAAAAGAAAATAAGCATTGGGATTGGGCAAAATGGTTGCCACATGTTTGGGATGATGACAAAAACATGAGGTTTATGGCAAAGAATAAGGAACAAGCACATAAGCTGTTATCAAATCTTTATGATGTACTGTCAGAAAGAAAAAATAAGTTAGAAGACAAAAACAATTATGACAGTTATAGATTTAGTCCACATTTTGTTTTTGTACTTGCGTCTAGGGAACTTATACAAAATGAGGCCATTTTAAAATACTTATTAAATGTTGATGCGGATATGGAGATATCTACTATATTCTTGTCTGATAAGTTAGGCAATCTTCCTAGAAATTGCAATAATATAGTTCAATTAAATGAGGGAGAAGGAATAATTTATAACATACAAAATTCATCAGAAAAATCTTACGTTACCCCAGATAAGATGGACAACAAAATGTTAATGGAATACTCAAGAACAATGGCTCCTTTAAGGCTTGAGAAGGATTCATATTCAAATAAATTACCGAGATCTATATCGTTATTTGAGGAACTTGATATAACTAATGTAGAGGAAATAGATTTTAATAGTATTTGGAGTCAAGCTGAAGCACATAAAACCTTATCCGTGCCTGTAGGTATAAGAGAAAATGGAGAGAAATTCTATCTTGATTTACATCAAAAGTATCACGGACCGCATGGGCTTGTAGCAGGAACCACGGGTGCAGGAAAGAGTGAACTTCTAGAGACAGTAATTGCAGCACTGAGCTTTAGCTATAGTCCTGAATATGTTAATTTCCTTTTAATAGACTACAAGGGTGGTAGTATGGCAAATGTATTTAAAAATCTTCCACATGCAGTTGGAACAGTTACAAATTTAGAGGGAAATGGATCTAAAAGAGCTATAATTGCTATAGATAGTGAGATAAAAAGAAGAGAAAAAATACTTACAGACAATACTTACAGCAATATAGATGAATACCAGAAAAATTATAAGTTTGGTAAGCATAAGATGTCACTTCCTCATTTAATTATAATAGTTGACGAGTTTGCACAACTTAAGAAAAATGATCCTGATTTTATAAGTCAGCTTGTAAATGTAGCAGTGGTAGGAAGAAGTCTTGGTGTACATCTTATCCTTGCAACGCAAAAGCCTTCTGGTATAGTAGATCCACAAATAGAGACAAATACAAATTTGAAGATTTGTCTTAGAGTTCAAGATAATGAAGATAGTAGAACGGTTATTGGTAAACCAGATGCATCTAGTATAGCTAATCCTGGAAGAGCCTACATAAAAGTAGGAAATGATTTAGTATATGAACTTATACAAACAGCTTTTGCAGGAGAAAAATACAGAAAAACAGCGGCTAAAAAAGATAAAAAAATACTTATGGTTGATACAGATGGAGAAAGATTTGATATTGTAGAAAGAGAAAAAGAAGGTCATAGCGAAGATGTAACACAGCTTTCTAAATTAATTGATTCCATTAAAGTTTACTGTGATTTAAATATGAATTATGAGAGAAAACTTCCATGGCTGCCACCACTTAAAAGCCACATATATATAGACAAGTTATCATATATACCTCAGGATAAATTTAAGGCAAGAATAGGTGTGTATGATGATCCATATCACCAAAGCCAAGAGATTTTTGAAATTGATATTCAAAAAGAAAATCATATTGCTTTGTATGGAATGGCTGGAACAGGTAAGACAACGTTCCTTCAAACATTTATTTTAAGCCTTGCTAGTAAGAATTCCCCTAGAGATATAAATTTTTATATAGCGGATTGCGATAAGGGAACATTAAATATGTTTAAAAGTCTTGTTCATACAGGTGAGGTTGTTTTAAGTGATGATACTGACAAAGTTAAAAAGCTTCTTAAATTTATAATGAAGGAAATTGATAAGAGAAAGAATGCATTAACATCAATGAGGGCTATAAGTGTTAATGATTATAATTACAAAACAGGAAAAGTTCTTCCTCAGATAATTTTCATAATAGATGATATAGTAACACTTTTAACTGTAAATGATGATTTTAAAGAAGACATTGTAAAGATAGTACGAGAGGGTGGGGCACTTGGGGTACACATGGTCTACACAGCCAATTCCTCTAATTCAGTACATATGAAGATTAAAGAAAATGTAGCCTTTAATATAGCTTATAATTTAAACGATACTTCTGAATATAGAGAAATCTTTGGTAAAAATAATGGAATAGTACCAGATAAAATTTCTGGACGTGGTGTTTTAAGAAATGTAAATTTACTTGAATTTCAAACAGCACTTCCGGTTGAAGCAGAAGAGTTTAATTGGAGTAATGAGGTTAGCGATAAAATAGCTTCTGTAAACTATAGTTATCCTAATATTAAAGTCAAGGGAATTCCTGTTTTAACTGAAGTACTACCACTTTACGATTTTATTCATGGAAATGAGTTCCTTGATTATGGCTTAGAGGAGGAATTTGTGTACAACAGTAGGATTCCAGTTGGAGTAAATATAGATGAGATGGAAAGTGTATTTGCAAATTTTTTAAGCATAGATAATATGCTTGTTTCCGGTGAGAGTGGCTGTGGTAAAACTAATTTTCTTTTATCATTTATAATGACAATTGCAGAAACAAAGAATAGAGAGAATAACAAGATTTATATTATAGATTCACCTGAAAGAAATATGATTGCTACAAGTAAACTAAATTGTATAGACGGGTATTTAGAAAATGCTGAAAAAGTAGCAGATAGTTTAGCGTTTATAAAGCAGGAAATAGGAGAAAGAAAGTCTATTCTTAGAAATCTAAGAATGGAATATGGAAGAGATGCAAATAAAAAGATCATTAGCGATAAGGGAAATATATTTTTAATAATAGATGTTATAGAAAACTTTAAAATACGTTTTTCAGATGAAATAGCACAGGAATTAGAGTGGGTAATTGCAAATTGCAAAAGTACAGGAATTCACGTTATTGTAGCTGATAATATGGCTCTTTTCACCCGTGCTTGGGATGGAATGGAAAAGGCTATAAAGTCATGGGAAACAGGTATTATATTTAGTACAAGTGTTGATTCTGTATTCAGTAGTGTTAATATTGGTTTTGAAAATTCAAAAAGAATACTTGGTTTGGGAGAAGGTTTTCTTATAGTAAATAGAAAAGCAGTACCTGTAAAGCTTCCTGCACCATTTGAAGGTAAAGTTAAATTTATGAACTATATAGATAAATTAAATGAGAAGTTGAATTGA
- a CDS encoding PP2C family protein-serine/threonine phosphatase, translating into MNKFILMAGALSDKGNFKETNEDNILVKIGEDKNGDFGMFVVCDGLGGLSSGEVASNMAVMRLKIWWEEDLKNLIKQKKENQIIYILSDVLREINQSIIQYGINKGKRLGTTVSLIFMYKSMYYILHIGDSRIYSIKNKTVQLTEDHSYVAYKVRNNMMTPEEAKVSPEKHVLLQCLGVKEEIDIFTTYGELSNNQIFMICSDGLYNELKEEDINTYIKSNMEFDNDALQYSSGKLVNIVKSRGESDNISVILVGIKKL; encoded by the coding sequence ATGAATAAGTTTATTTTAATGGCGGGAGCTCTTAGTGATAAAGGAAATTTTAAGGAAACAAATGAGGATAATATATTAGTCAAAATTGGCGAAGATAAAAACGGTGATTTTGGAATGTTTGTTGTGTGTGACGGACTGGGAGGGCTCTCTTCAGGAGAAGTAGCAAGTAATATGGCAGTAATGAGATTAAAAATATGGTGGGAAGAGGATCTCAAAAACCTCATAAAGCAAAAAAAAGAAAATCAAATAATTTATATATTGTCTGATGTACTAAGGGAAATAAATCAAAGTATAATTCAGTACGGCATAAATAAAGGAAAAAGATTAGGAACGACAGTATCGTTAATTTTTATGTATAAAAGCATGTATTATATATTACATATAGGCGATAGTAGAATTTATAGTATAAAAAATAAAACAGTTCAGCTTACAGAAGATCATTCGTATGTGGCGTATAAGGTAAGAAATAATATGATGACACCTGAAGAAGCTAAGGTTAGCCCTGAAAAGCATGTACTTCTTCAATGCTTAGGAGTTAAAGAAGAAATAGATATATTTACTACATATGGCGAACTTAGCAATAATCAAATTTTCATGATTTGTAGTGACGGTCTTTATAATGAACTTAAAGAAGAGGATATAAATACGTATATTAAAAGCAATATGGAATTTGATAATGATGCATTACAGTACTCTTCAGGAAAGCTTGTTAATATAGTTAAAAGTCGTGGAGAGAGTGATAACATTTCTGTAATTCTTGTTGGAATAAAGAAGTTATAG
- a CDS encoding FHA domain-containing protein: MIDYSDIELSDEIVERKFAVLNFKDSTDINKDEINWVNSMEDGIIPMQLKGSEVLYDVTNKFNLESYLKKRKIRAEKLCSLLLNALEELKKIDHISLKSGNIAVEAKFMYINETRDKLFYIYIPGKKTEEFNLEREFKALVKKLIVDVVNIEDNDNFLFTLLRNLREEDFRALEEFIKNHSKGEIEDHNIINDKDININININPKPFEEGNHLEVEVNSNNKNHTQAFKINKEIRNNEPRVAKENINLNKSSIVTPISEPSETFNPRTEFIMDVKNEIVSKPNVYEKPVVAAVNPEIKKFKLKSIFWIVAIQVLVLILFLCVFILFGDYTALKVLTISILLGLDLITSVLIVLNFMKKKNKVTFNNVYSRNTESIGKTSNTNSNTTNNIKMSKREIVSEMSYSTQLINEKFPYLLENKKGVVEKIFINKDSFKVGRLSGSVDYVSDNRAIGKLHAEIRKVNSDYYVMDLESKNGTFINDKRLESNKLYKMKENDIIKFANSYYTFKFN; the protein is encoded by the coding sequence ATGATTGATTATAGCGATATAGAGCTTTCCGATGAAATTGTAGAGAGAAAATTTGCAGTACTTAATTTCAAAGATTCTACAGATATTAATAAGGACGAGATAAATTGGGTAAATAGCATGGAGGATGGGATAATTCCTATGCAGTTAAAAGGCTCGGAGGTTCTCTATGATGTTACAAATAAATTTAATCTTGAGTCTTATTTAAAGAAAAGAAAAATTAGAGCAGAAAAGCTTTGTAGTTTACTTTTGAATGCATTAGAAGAATTAAAGAAAATAGATCATATATCCCTTAAATCAGGAAATATTGCAGTAGAAGCTAAGTTTATGTATATAAATGAAACTAGAGATAAGTTGTTTTACATATATATTCCTGGTAAGAAAACTGAAGAATTCAATTTAGAAAGAGAGTTTAAAGCTTTAGTAAAGAAGCTTATAGTTGATGTAGTTAATATTGAAGATAATGATAATTTCCTTTTTACTCTTTTAAGAAATTTAAGGGAAGAAGATTTTAGAGCCTTAGAAGAATTTATTAAAAATCACAGTAAAGGTGAAATTGAGGATCACAATATAATTAATGATAAGGATATAAATATAAATATAAATATTAATCCAAAACCTTTTGAGGAAGGAAATCATCTTGAAGTAGAGGTTAATAGTAATAATAAAAACCATACACAAGCATTTAAAATTAATAAGGAAATTAGAAATAATGAACCGCGAGTAGCTAAAGAAAACATCAATTTAAATAAAAGTTCTATAGTTACTCCAATTTCTGAACCTAGTGAAACTTTTAACCCTAGGACAGAGTTTATTATGGATGTGAAAAATGAGATTGTTAGTAAGCCAAATGTATATGAAAAACCAGTAGTAGCTGCGGTTAATCCAGAAATAAAAAAGTTTAAATTAAAATCAATATTTTGGATAGTAGCAATTCAAGTATTGGTGCTTATACTCTTTTTGTGTGTATTTATTCTTTTCGGAGATTATACAGCACTTAAGGTTCTTACTATATCCATTCTCTTAGGACTTGATCTTATAACTTCAGTACTTATTGTTCTTAATTTTATGAAGAAAAAAAATAAAGTTACATTTAACAATGTGTATAGCAGGAATACAGAAAGTATTGGTAAAACAAGCAATACCAATTCAAATACTACTAATAATATAAAAATGTCTAAAAGAGAAATTGTATCTGAAATGTCTTACTCTACTCAATTAATTAATGAGAAATTTCCATATTTACTTGAAAATAAAAAGGGTGTAGTTGAAAAGATATTTATAAATAAGGACAGTTTTAAAGTAGGGAGATTATCTGGAAGTGTGGATTATGTAAGTGATAATAGAGCTATTGGAAAACTACATGCAGAAATAAGAAAAGTAAATTCAGATTATTATGTTATGGACTTAGAATCTAAAAATGGAACATTCATTAACGATAAAAGGCTAGAAAGCAATAAATTATATAAAATGAAGGAAAATGATATTATAAAATTTGCTAATAGTTACTATACTTTTAAGTTCAATTAG